One region of Sus scrofa isolate TJ Tabasco breed Duroc unplaced genomic scaffold, Sscrofa11.1 Contig1776, whole genome shotgun sequence genomic DNA includes:
- the LOC100157751 gene encoding olfactory receptor 2H2-like, whose product MFTICNDSHSDFILLGFSDKPYLEKILFWVVLIFYCLTIIGNLVIILVSLKDPKLHIPMYYFLSNLSLLDLCFTSSCVPQMLVNFGGPEKTISYIGCAIQLYVFLWLGATECVLLVVMAVDRYVAVCHPLQYTTIMHPKLCLELAILAWGTGLIQSLTQSPATLQLPFCSNRRLYDIVCEVPALIQVSSVDTIYNEIQMSIASIILLVVPLVIILSSYGAITKAVLRVKSTEGQKKAFGTCTSHLLVVFLFYGTVTAVYLQPKSHYAHEQGKFLTLFYTVITPTLNPLIYTLRNKEVKGALIRLGKKTWDDLCWTIA is encoded by the coding sequence ATGTTCACAATTTGCAATGACAGCCATAGTGATTTCATCCTCCTGGGCTTCTCTGACAAGCCATATTTGGAGAAGATTCTCTTTTGGGTAGTTCTGATCTTTTATTGCTTGACTATTATAGGAAATTTGGTCATAATTCTTGTCTCCTTGAAGGATCCAAAACTCCACATCCCAATGTATTACTTTCTTTCCAACCTTTCCCTACTAGATCTCTGTTTTACCAGCAGCTGTGTTCCACAGATGTTGGTTAATTTTGGGGGTCCAGAGAAGACCATCAGTTACATTGGCTGTGCTATTCAACTCTATGTCTTCTTGTGGCTTGGGGCCACTGAATGTGTGCTTCTTGTGGTCATGGCTGTGGACCGCTATGTGGCAGTGTGTCATCCACTACAATATACCACTATCATGCACCCCAAACTTTGTCTGGAGTTGGCCATCCTTGCATGGGGAACTGGCCTGATTCAGTCTCTGACCCAGTCTCCTGCTACCCTCCAGTTACCCTTCTGCTCCAACCGGAGGTTGTATGACATTGTGTGTGAAGTTCCAGCCCTCATTCAAGTCTCCAGTGTAGACACCATCTATAATGAAATCCAGATGTCCATAGCCAGTATTATTCTCCTGGTGGTGCCCTTGGTCATTATCCTTTCCTCTTATGGTGCTATTACTAAGGCTGTGCTGAGAGTAAAGTCAACTGAAGGGCAGAAGAAAGCATTTGGCACCTGCACTTCTCATCTTCTTGTGGTCTTCCTCTTCTATGGCACTGTCACAGCTGTCTATCTTCAACCCAAGAGTCACTATGCTCATGAACAAGGCAAGTTTCTCACCCTTTTCTACACTGTCATAACCCCAactcttaatccactcatctacACTCTAAGGAACAAGGAAGTAAAGGGGGCACTAATAAGACTAGGGAAGAAGACCTGGGATGACTTATGTTGGACTATTGCTTAA
- the LOC100514059 gene encoding LOW QUALITY PROTEIN: putative olfactory receptor 2B3 (The sequence of the model RefSeq protein was modified relative to this genomic sequence to represent the inferred CDS: inserted 1 base in 1 codon), with product MNRANESSSKEFILLGFSDKPWLQTPLLVLLLASYATTIFGNVSIMMVCILDPKLHTPMYFFLTNLSILDLCYTTSTVPHMLKNICQNKKTISYGGCVAQLIIFLALGATECLLLAVMSFDRYVAICRPLRYVVIMNPWFCFKMTAFSWLTGFSNSVLQSSLTLNMPRCGHQEVDHFFCEVPALLKLSCADTKPIVSELFFFSVLILLIPVTLXLISYGFIAQAVLRIRSAEGRRKAFGTCGSHMVVVSLFFGTSIYMYLQPPSSTSKDWGKMVSLFYGIFTPMLNPLIYSLRNKDMKEAFKRMMSIIFFYKK from the exons ATGAATCGGGCAAACGAGAGCTCCTCAAAAGAGTTCATACTACTTGGCTTCTCAGACAAGCCCTGGCTACAAACGCCCCTTTTGGTGCTCCTATTAGCATCATACGCAACCACCATCTTTGGCAATGTGTCCATCATGATGGTGTGCATTCTGGATCCCAAGCTTCACActcccatgtatttctttctcacaAACCTCTCCATATTAGATCTCTGTTACACCACGAGCACCGTCCCTCATATGTTGAAAAACATTTGTCAGAACAAAAAGACCATCAGTTATGGTGGCTGTGTGGCCCAGCTCATCATCTTCCTGGCTCTGGGTGCTACGGAGTGTCTCCTCCTGGCTGTTatgtcctttgacagatatgTGGCCATTTGCAGACCCCTCCGCTACGTAGTCATCATGAACCCCTGGTTCTGCTTCAAGATGACAGCCTTCTCCTGGCTCACTGGCTTCAGCAACTCAGTGTTGCAGTCCTCCTTGACCCTTAACATGCCTCGCTGTGGTCATCAGGAAGTGGACCACTTTTTCTGTGAGGTTCCTGCCCTTCTCAAGTTGTCATGTGCTGACACAAAGCCTATTGTCTCCGAGctctttttcttcagtgtgttaattCTGCTAATTCCAGTGACAT ATCTCATCTCCTATGGCTTCATAGCTCAAGCAGTATTGAGAATCAGGTCAGCCGAAGGACGGCGAAAAGCTTTTGGAACGTGTGGGTCTCACATGGttgtggtctctctcttttttggaacAAGCATATACATGTACCTACAACCACCTTCGTCCACTTCTAAGGACTGGGGAAAGATGGTTTCCCTTTTCTATGGGATATTCACACCCATGTTGAACCCTCTCATCTATAGCCTTAGAAATAAAGATATGAAAGAGGCCTTCAAGAGGATGATGTCAATAATCTTTTTCTATAAGAAATGA